One stretch of Halichoerus grypus chromosome 8, mHalGry1.hap1.1, whole genome shotgun sequence DNA includes these proteins:
- the SRSF5 gene encoding serine/arginine-rich splicing factor 5, which translates to MSGCRVFIGRLNPAAREKDVERFFKGYGRIRDIDLKRGFGFVEFEDPRDADDAVYELDGKELCSERVTIEHARARSRGGRGRGRYSDRFSSRRPRNDRRNAPPVRTENRLIVENLSSRVSWQDLKDFMRQAGEVTFADAHRPKLNEGVVEFASYGDLKNAIEKLSGKEINGRKIKLIEGSKRHSRSRSRSRSRTRSSSRSRSRSRSRSRKSYSRSRSRSRSRSKSRSVSRSPVPEKSQKRGSSSRSKSPASVDRQRSRSRSRSRSRSVDSGN; encoded by the exons ATGAGTGGTTGTCGAGTATTCATCGGGAGGCTAAATCCAGCGGCCAGGGAAAAAGACGTGGAGAGATTCTTCAAGGGGTATGGACGAATAAGAGATATTGATCTGAAAAGAGGTTTTGGTTTTGTG GAATTTGAGGATCCCAGGGATGCAGATGATGCTGTATATGAACTCGATGGAAAAGAACTGTGCAGTGAAAG GGTTACTATTGAACATGCTAGGGCTCGGTCTCGAGGTGGACGAGGTAGAGGACGCTATTCTGACCGTTTTAGTAGTCGCAGACCTCGAAATGATAGACG AAATGCTCCACCTGTAAGAACAGAAAATCGGCTTATAGTTGAGAATTTATCTTCAAGAGTCAGCTGGCAG GATCTCAAAGATTTCATGAGACAAGCTGGGGAAGTAACCTTTGCGGATGCACATCGACCTAAATTAAATGAAGG GGTGGTTGAGTTTGCCTCTTATGGTGATTTAAAGAATGCTATTGAAAAACTTTCCggaaaggaaataaatgggagaaaaatcaaattaatcGAAGGCAGCAAAAGGCACAG tAGGTCACGAAGCAGGTCTCGTTCCAGGACCAGGAGTTCCTCTAGGTCTCGTAGCCGGTCTCGTTCCCGGAGTCGCAAGTCTTACAGCAGGTCCAGGAGCAGGAGCCGGAGCCGGAGCAAATCCCGTTCTGTTAGTAGGTCTCCTGTGCCTGAGAAGAGCCAGAAACGTGGTTCTTCAAGTAGATCTAAGTCTCCAGCATCTGTGGATCGCCAGAGGTCCAGGTCCCGATCCCGGTCAAGGTCCAGATCAGTTGACAGTGGCAATTAA